A genomic stretch from Apteryx mantelli isolate bAptMan1 chromosome 28, bAptMan1.hap1, whole genome shotgun sequence includes:
- the FTSJ3 gene encoding pre-rRNA 2'-O-ribose RNA methyltransferase FTSJ3 yields the protein MGKKSKVGKSRRDKFYHLAKETGFRSRSSFKLLQLNRKFQFLQKARALLDLCAAPGGWLQVASKFMPVSSLIIGVDLVPIKPIPNVVTLQEDITTEKCRQALRKELQTWKVDVVLNDGAPNVGASWVHDAYSQANLTLMALKLACEFLCKGGWFITKVFRSRDYQPLLWIFQQFFRKVQATKPQASRNESAEIFVVCQGYQAPDKIDSKFFDPKYAFKEVEVQTKSVTELLSKKKPKAEGYADGDTTLYRRFTLMDFLKAPNPVDFLSKANEITLGDGELENHSATTEEVRQCCKDIRVLGRKELRALLNWRTKLRRFLAKKLKEQAKELDISLSSGEEEEGQEEEKKMSPRATADEVAKEEEEEVELALAEMKAKELAELKRKKKKILKEQRKQRERVELKMDLPGVSIADEGDTSMFSLQTIRKTQLLNEVARGDMASADALLEMGPGDDDICLSERDEADDVSLASDLDPEELVEIEARQRQLERERREQGAKRVTFKEEEEEEEAGEEEENPLLVPLEEKSVLEERQTSLWFGKDAFSGIEDDADEDLELGQSQMLAERQRESRTGKVKGKGQKKVPQDGAVTKPKTAVDMRPDAGEAQDEESSDDDSSSDEERPPTPVGKKRARDESDGFEVVPIEDPVRKARVLDAEGLALGSVIATSKKARRDLIDDSFNRYSFNEDEGELPEWFTEEEKQHRRKQIPLDRQTVEEYRQRWRQINARPIKKVAEAKARKKRRMLKKMEQMKKKAEAVVSTVDISEREKVAQLRRIYKKAGLGKEKRQVTYLVAKKGVGPRVRRPPGVKGQFKVVDSRLKKDVRAQKRKDQKKKHRK from the exons ATGGGCAAGAAGAGCAAAGTGGGCAAGAGCCGTCGGGACAAGTTCTACCACCTGGCTAAGGAGACAG GCTTTCGTTCCCGCTCCTCCTTCAAACTTCTCCAGCTCAATAGGAAGTTCCAGTTCTTGCAGAAGGCCCGGGCGCTGCTGGACCTATGTGCGGCCCCCGGTGGGTG GTTACAGGTGGCTTCCAAATTCATGCCTGTTTCCAGCTTGATCATTG GAGTGGATTTGGTCCCTATCAAACCCATTCCCAACGTGGTGACGCTGCAGGAGGACATCACTACTGAGAAGTGCCGCCAG GCCCTgcgcaaggagctgcagacatggAAGGTGGACGTGGTGCTGAACGATGGAGCACCCAACGTGGGGGCCAGCTGGGTGCACGATGCTTACTCCCAAG CCAACCTGACTCTCATGGCCCTAAAACTGGCCTGCGAATTCCTCTGCAAAGGCGGCTGGTTTATCACCAAAGTTTTTCGCTCCCGGGACTATCAGCCTCTCCTCTGGATCTTCCAGCAGTTCTTCCGCAAGGTCCAGGCCACCAAGCCCCAAGCCTCTCGCAATGAGTCCGCTGAGATCTTCGTGGTGTGCCAGG GTTATCAGGCTCCAGATAAAATTGACAGCAAGTTCTTTGACCCAAAATATGCCTTCAAGGAGGTCGAGGTTCAGACCAAGTCTGTGACTGAGCTGCTCAGCAAGAAGAAGCCAAAG GCAGAAGGCTACGCAGATGGTGACACAACCCTGTACCGCCGCTTCACCCTGATGGACTTCCTCAAGGCTCCCAACCCCGTGGACTTCCTCTCCAAGGCTAATGAG ATCACGCTAGGGGATGGCGAGCTGGAGAATCACAGTGCCACCACGGAGGAGGTGCGTCAGTGCTGCAAGGATATCCGCGTGCTGGGACGCAAGGAGCTCAG GGCTCTGCTGAACTGGAGGACAAAGCTACGGCGTTTCCTGGCCAAAAAGCTGAAAGAGCAGGCAAAGGAGCTAGATATCAG CCTAAGCTCCGGCGAAGAGGAGGAAggccaggaggaggagaagaagatgTCACCAAGAGCCACGGCTGATGAGGTGGcgaaagaagaagaggaggaggtagAGCTGGCATTGGCGGAGATGAAGGCCAAGGAGCTGGCAGAGTTAAAGAG gaagaaaaagaagatccTGAAGGAGCAGCGGAAGCAGCGTGAGCGTGTGGAGTTGAAGATGGACCTCCCCGGTGTCTCCATTGCTGATGAGGGTGACACCAGCATGTTCTCCCTCCAGACTATCCGCAAGACCCAG CTGCTGAATGAGGTGGCCCGGGGGGACATGGCATCAGCAGACGCCCTCCTGGAGATGGGGCCTGGGGACGATGACATTTGTCTCTCAGAGCGGGACGAAGCGGATGATGTATCCCTGGCCAGCGATCTGGACCCAGAGGAGCTGGTTGAGATAGAGGCACGTCAGCGCCAGCTGGAGCGGGAAAGGAGAGAACAGGGTGCAAAGAG GGTGACcttcaaggaggaggaggaggaagaggaggcaggggaggaagaggaaaatccCCTTCTGGTGCCCCTGGAGGAGAAGTCAGTGCTCGAGGAACGGCAGACTAGTTTGTGGTTTGGGAAG GATGCCTTCTCTGGTATCGAGGATGATGCGGATGAAGACCTGGAACTGGGACAGTCACAGATGCTGGCTGAGAGACAGAGGGAGTCTCGGACAG GCAAGGTGAAAGGGAAAGGGCAGAAGAAGGTTCCTCAGGACGGAGCAGTGACCAAGCCCAAGACCGCAGTGGACATGAGACCAGATGCTGGTGAAGCACAGGATGAGGAGAGCAGTGATGATGACAGCAGCAGTGATGAGGAGag GCCACCAACACCGGTGGGGAAGAAGCGAGCCCGAGACGAGTCAGATGGCTTCGAAGTGGTGCCCATTGAAGACCCAG TGAGGAAAGCCCGTGTCCTGGATGCAGAGGGCCTGGCACTCGGCTCAGTCATCGCCACCTCTAAAAAGGCCAGACGGGACCTGATTGACGACTCCTTCAACAG ATATTCCTTCAATGAGGATGAGGGGGAACTGCCTGAGTGGTTCAcagaggaggagaagcagcacCGGCGCAAGCAGATACCCCTAGACCGGCAGACAGTGGAAGAGTATCGGCAGCGCTGGCGCCAAATCAATGCCCGTCCTATCAAGAAGGTGGCAGAGGCCAAGGCCCGCAAGAAGCGGCGG ATGCTGAAGAAGATGGAGCAGATGAAGAAGAAAGCAGAGGCCGTGGTGAGCACAGTGGATATCTCAGAGCGGGAGAAAGTGGCCCAGCTGCGGCG CATCTACAAGAAGGCCGGACTGGGCAAGGAGAAACGGCAGGTCACCTACTTGGTGGCTAAGAAGGGCGTAGGACCCCGGGTGCGtcgtcccccaggggtcaaggGCCAGTTCAAGGTTGTTGACAGCCGCCTGAAGAAGGATGTGAGGGCTCAGAAACgcaaagaccagaagaaaaagCACCGTAAATGA
- the PSMC5 gene encoding 26S proteasome regulatory subunit 8, giving the protein MPAEKMAVDGPEQMEMDDGKGGTGLRQYYLSKIEELQLIVNEKSQNLRRLQAQRNELNAKVRLLREELQLLQEQGSYVGEVVRAMDKKKVLVKVHPEGKFVVDVDKNIDINDVTPNCRVALRNDSYTLHKILPNKVDPLVSLMMVEKVPDSTYEMIGGLDKQIKEIKEVIELPVKHPELFEALGIAQPKGVLLYGPPGTGKTLLARAVAHHTDCTFIRVSGSELVQKFIGEGARMVRELFVMAREHAPSIIFMDEIDSIGSSRLEGGSGGDSEVQRTMLELLNQLDGFEATKNIKVIMATNRIDILDSALLRPGRIDRKIEFPPPNEEARLDILKIHSRKMNLTRGINLRKIAELMPGASGAEVKGVCTEAGMYALRERRVHVTQEDFEMAVAKVMQKDSEKNMSIKKLWK; this is encoded by the exons ATGCCGGCGGAGAAGATGGCGGTGGACGGGCCGGAGCAG ATGGAGATGGACGATGGGAAAGGTGGCACGGGGCTCCGGCAGTACTACCTGTCCAAGATCGAGGAGCTGCAG CTCATCGTGAATGAGAAGAGCCAGAACCTGCGGCGTTTGCAAGCGCAAAGAAACGAGTTGAATGCCAAAG TGCGCCTGCTGCGGGAAGAGCTGCAgttgctgcaggagcagggctcctACGTGGGGGAGGTGGTGAGAGCCATGGACAAGAAGAAAGTGCTCGTCAAG GTGCACCCGGAAGGGAAGTTTGTGGTGGATGTCGACAAGAACATCGACATTAATGAT GTGACCCCGAACTGCCGTGTGGCCCTGCGCAACGACAGCTACACGCTGCACAAGATCCTGCCCAACAAAgtggaccctcttgtatccctgaTGATGGTGGAGAAGGTCCCGGATTCCACTTACGAGATGATTGGGGGTTTGGACAAGCAGATAAAGGAGATCAAGGAAGTGATCGAGCTGCCAGTCAAACACCCAGAGCTCTTTGAGGCCCTGGGAATTGCCCAGCCCAAG GGCGTGCTGCTCTACGGACCCCCTGGTACAGGCAAGACTCTGCTGGCCAGGGCTGTGGCCCACCACACTGATTGCACCTTCATCCGTGTCTCAGGCTCCGAGCTGGTGCAGAAGTTCATTGGTGAAG gTGCCCGTATGGTGCGGGAGCTCTTTGTGATGGCTCGGGAACATGCCCCATCCATCATCTTCATGGATGAGATTGACTCGATTGGCTCTTCCCGCTTGGAGGGTGGCTCTGGCGGGGACAGCGAGGTGCAGCGCACTATGTTGGAGCTCCTCAACCAGCTCGATGGCTTCGAAGCCACCAAGAATATCAAG GTGATCATGGCCACAAACCGGATTGACATTCTGGACTCAGCTCTGCTGCGCCCTGGCCGCATTGACAGGAAGATCGAGTTCCCCCCTCCCAATGAGGAG GCCCGTTTAGACATCCTCAAGATCCATTCTCGGAAAATGAACCTGACACGAGGCATCAACTTGCGGAAGATTGCGGAGCTGATGCCAGGAGCGTCGGGTGCAGAGGTGAAG GGGGTGTGCACAGAAGCTGGCATGTACGCACTGAGGGAGAGGAGGGTACATGTGACACAAGAAGATTTTGAAATGGCTGTTGCCAAG gtgATGCAGAAGGACAGTGAGAAGAACATGTCCATCAAGAAGCTGTGGAAGTAA